ATAGTTTCGAAAATAGATAAATATGTAATCATCAAAGGGTAATGCAGTACATTTCTATaatctgtcctccctccctccctcccttaccctccctcccctccttcccttccccctcccctcctctcccttccctcccttccccctcccctccttcccttccccctctcctccttcccctccctcccccctccctctcctctccctgttctcccttccccctcccctcccttcccttccccctccctccctttcctccccccctctccctccctctcctctcttcccctccctcctcctccctcacctcccccctccctccctcccccttcccccctccccaatccctctctccttccctcttgatTGTATTTTTGAAACAGAGACTTCCcaatatagctctggctgtcctggaactcataaagatctgcctgtctttgcctcccaagaggTGAGATTAAAATCTTGCACTATCATCCCCAGCCATTAAAATCTCTCTTCTATCCTTTAAAATAACAAGGGAAAACACACTTTAAAACGCAGGCAACTAGATGTCATTGACGTGAACATTTTAAGTTGTTTCACTGAAATACGTGAGCTATGTCAATGCAGCTTCTAAAAACCACCAGGAGATCCCATGTCCTTAATGTTTTCACCATAAGGAAACCTTACCAGGTActgaataaaatacatttttaacccTGTAGCATTATTTTTATATAGTAATAAGCAGATTTTCAAAAAGCATTGCCCTGTGATAGGAAAATGAACCAATTAGGAAAGTGTCACATCTAGATTCCCCACACTCGAGGCTTGGTATGGTACCAGACCTTTGCAGAAGTTCGGCTGTGTCTTACCAAGTCATAGCCCATGGAAATGAGGCAGGCTCTGAAATCCTCATGATCCATCAGGCCGTTCTTCCTCTGTGCAAACGCAAAGAACAGAGAGAAGGCAGTTAGGGACCAGATGAACAGCTCTGCCTGACCCAGTGCCCAGTAAGCAAGGTGGTAGAGAAAGAGTGACCAGCTAAGATTAGAGGTCACCTCTGACTTACAGAAGGACAAAGCCACAGTAcaaggatattataaaataatcCCTTTAACAGAGAAGAGGTGACTGGGCTGTCACTCAGTGGGAGAGCATTGCCTAACACACACGAGGTCCTAGGCTTGATCCTCATcactgcaaaataaaataaaaggaaggaaaggaaaaggaggcagGTGTAATAAAGACTAATACTGAAAAGAGAACCCACACTAAAGGCAGCAAAGGGAGCCAGTGAGGAGCTCACTACTGCCACCTATTGATAACAGCACATATTGCAAGCATTTCTAGAGCTGAATGGAGAAACTCATGGCTCAACCAGTCTGGGAAACTACTGCCCAGATGAAgcgctgggaatggaacccagggccagATGTAATGGCTTCATCTGTATGACAAGCTCTCCAGAGTGTTCTCAGCTCTGTAAAAGCAGGGTATCCGATGCAAAAATCTGGTTGGGATGAAAAGGGTTCCTATGTACATGTCTCAGAGTTGTAAGAGAGACAGCTAACATTTAAACACCAATAGGTCTTTACTGACAATTCAGTTGATTTTGTTCACTCAGGAAATGACCTGTTTAGAAAGCCAATGGTAGAAGTTCTGTCTTCTGTGAATGGAACCTGAGTGTTGGCTCTCAGGCCTGAGGGCCTGGCCCTCGCCATGTCAGCCACTCTGCAGCCCTGCATCCTGCCTTTTGGCTCCCCTGTGCACTCCCCTGGTCccctgctctggctcttgcacctGCTTTGGAGCAGTAGCCCTGTaggtctcctctcttcctctcagatGGCCGCTCGCTGGAGAAGATCACTATGTGCAGACTGCCTGGTTTCACTAAGCGGGCCTCCCACTGCCCAGGCAGGAGGGCCAGCTTTCCTGCAATGGTGATGGCGATGGCGCACGAGCACTCCTCCTCTCTTGCCCTTGGAGGCTGGAATAACCTTGCCGCTCATCAGTCTCCCTCCCACGAAGCCCTCAGTCTCACCACTCCTGTCCCTGAACCCAGTTCCTTCCagaccccttccttcctttctccagcaGCCACATCTGGCTTCTGCCCCCACCCTCATCTTAGTGAGCTTCTCAGAAACACAGCTCTGGCCATACCTGTGCTCTGTGATAGTCAACGGCCCAGAGGTCCATGGAGGGATCTCTCCATCCACGCCCTCCATGACCCTGCCATCCTATCTGcgttgtctctttttcttttcttaagacagggtttttcactaTGCACCTTCCTgcctgaacttgctatgtagaccaggctggcctcaaacccacagagctcttcctgtttctgctccCTGCATGCACACCCAGCCCCGTCTTGCTGTACAGTGAGAACATGGGAGTAATCTAAATATCTGATCTCACCACAACAGACCCCAGGAGAACTTTGTTTCCAGTGCTTAATGTAAATAAACCTTCTCTACATTTAAGAATGTTTCaggtttacttatttacttaatgtTTATGTTTGTACGCCTGGGTGAACATGTGTGTACCAGGTGTATGCACGGGGCGGTGAAGGTCAGAAGCCTGAGTTACAGGGATTGTGAGCCTCTGACTGGGTGTCAGGAGCTGAACCcacgtcctctgcaagaacagccagccCTCTTCACCACCAAGCAGGTGCTTTCACTAAAGACAGCCAAGCTGTTGCTATTAACTAGAGTCCTAGTTAAAGGATCTACAAGGAACAAAGCAAGTTACATTGTTtctgttcctttgtttctttttgcagATTTTTGTCTTCTCCCGACCCCCTTGCTAAGGCcctaacccagggccttgtgtttTGATAGGcatgcactctaccactgagctaaatccccaactccaggaaacaaagcaaaagccTTGATGTAAGGTCACTTGACGGTGACATGGTGACATGACCAGTGCTTGTTTGATCGCTAGTTCCCTTGGGATCATTCAACCAGTTTCCTTGTGAACTTTGTGGAGCAGGGAGACCTAAAGTGAGCAGCTGGGCATGACGCCAAGCACCTGCCACCATCCCATCGCTTGGAAGTGGGGGCAGAGGGACAGGagctcaaggtcaccctcagttaCTGAAagacctcaaagccagcctggtacaCATGTGACTTAAAGCACTCTGAGCAACAGTACGCATGCTTTTCCAGATATAACTGCCTTTCACGCAACTAGAGAGAGAGCAGTACCCTGTCAAAGTGGTTGAAGGAGGCTCTGAACTCATTCATCTGCTCCTGGGTGATGCCCTTGGCATCTCTTGTCAGGATCTGGGTCTCCACCTCATTGATGGTTCTGGCGATAGTTGTCAGCAGCAACTCCCATCCGACACGGATATGCTACCAAGGAGAAGAACCAGCCGTCAACTAGGTCAAGGAGGTTTTAGTGCATCATGAGCAGGAAATACGCAGGGCTTGGTATAGGTTTGCTACGCTCATTCTAtttgtcagcagcagcagcagcagcagcagcagcagcatcagtgCGGGGAGTCCCTGTGCAGCGATCACAGGGAAATTTTGGAGTCTCTCTTTGACACAGGTTCCTAGAACTCAACTCAGATTGTCAGACCTCACAGCaagtgcctctgcctgctgagccgTCTCAACAGCTTGACTCTCTTGgacttaaaaatgttttttcacTGTTTCAACTTTTGCAAGATTCTGTAGTGTGGGAAATATTAAGGAATGAGACCAGAATTCTACAAATGACAATCTACAAAGTGGCACTTCGCATAATTCGTATTTCTTATTTATGTTACATATACTTGGAACTAGGGGTTAAacctagggccttgcacatgctagaccaaaaaaaaaaaaaaaaaaaaacaaacactataCCTAAACTACATTTCTGGCCCATACTTTGTAGATTAAATATTCAATGTGTGGTCTATTTGTGACTAAAGACATCTTCACACTTACCAAATAGCTGGATGGACACTGGGCTATACCCAAAGTCTCCCAGGGAGATCAGACTGAAGGAGACTGGTGGAAATAGGGACAGTCTTGACTCTTTggactaatttttaaaatcactaaTAAGGAACGGGCATCATGATATGTGTCTGTGATCATAGTAACCAAGAAatggatgcaggaggatcaggcCATTCATAGTTACATGGTCAGATCCACGAGAGTCTGGGGTGCATGAGACCATCCAcagtcacaacaacaacaacaacaaccctagcCAAAGAGCAACAGGAAGAAATAAGGACAATTTAAGTTCCTCTCCAAAGAAGTGTAATGACTTCGCCATGACAATAAGGATAACTTTGACAATGAACTATTGTTTAGTGCTTGTAACAGTTCATTGTGCTCTTCCACACACAGTAAATAGACTTAACTGTCCCCTGCATTCACACCTACAGAATTCACTGGAAACGGAGAGGGGAATGTGCGTAAGGAAACAAGCAGAGGAGGTGTCGAGGTGAGTCAAGCCTGCCCGTGTGCCCGCCCTCCATACCTCCATGGTGTAGTTCGTGTGCTTGTTGTCGAAGACCAGGGCCTCCTGGATGAGCTGGTGGTCGCCCTCCAGCTTGTCGATGTTGTTCTTGTAGTTGATGATGTTGTGTTCGTACTGCTTCAGCTGGTTCATCTGGTCCTCCAGGGCCCCGGTGATCTGGATGGAGCTCCGAGCGATCTCCTGTATGTGGCGGGCAAGCAGGGCATGAGGTGGTACTGAGCGAGTGAGGCAGTCCCCCAGACAGGCAGCTGAGAGGCACTTAGCAGACAGCGGGATGGAGGTGGGGActcgggggtggtggtggtggggtacccgtgagcacagagacagacagcgtGGGCCTCTGGCTCCTGGGCCAATGGCCACCCTACATCAGGGAACCCAAGGCACTAGATGTCTCAGACAAATTAGTGACAAGACCACAGGGCGATATTAGGCTAAGTTCATGTCTGTCTAGAGAatggaagggggaaaaaaccaTGATCCAAAGCAGGAGTAAGGAAGGAGTCCTGCTGACCTTCTCGAGGGGAAGAGACGTGTTCTGAGGAAGGCTAGGCCTGCTCTGTGCTGTGGGCACCAGGACTGGCAGGCATAGGCAGAGCTGCCAGAGAGGCACCAGACCACAGGGGAGAATTTCTTATCACTTTAGGTGTTTCTACCTCTAAGATAAAGTTCATATTTGATCCCaaagtagagacagaaaatgtcTCTTGGCTGTTGTTGAAAGCGATTAAAAAAGCCAGATCCTCAGAGCCATTCCAATGCCATGTTTCTTGAATGTTTTAGAAACACAAAGTACGTGTGACGCTTCACCTGCCCTCCCTCATTagggatggatggcttaaaatcCAGGTCCTGATGAGACTACACCTGAGAAAGAGCTCTGTCATTGACAAGGGTGGACAGCAGAAATGTGCCTCTGAGCCCTGTACGGACAGCCACAGACAATGGAGTGAGGGGTGCAGACAGAATCAAGGCCGGGGTGTGCCGTTCTGAAGCTCAGTAGGACTCCAGATTCCAGTAGTGTGCTACCAACCTCCATCTTGTTCTGGATCCAGGGCCCAATGGCATTGGCCTGAGCAGCAAACTGGCGCCGCAGACGCTCATTAGCATGTTGGCGAGCCAGCTCCTCCTGCAGGGACTGATCCCGGACCGGCACCAGCTGCTTCACCTGTCACAGCCCAAGGAGAACAGGATGAGAGGCCATCTCTGGTCTCATAGGAGGGACCATGGGATGAGCTCCCTATCAGATGGTAGGCCACTGGGGtttggagagggaggaagaggtaaGTGGGAAAGACAAGAATAGAGGCTTGGGGAAAAGAGGGTAAAGAAAGTCCTGCTCAAGGCACTAGTTCTGACTGTTACCTTATAACACCAAGGGACTGCTGAAAGCACAGCTCAGTCAAGGAATTTAAGATTCTATCCAAGGGCCATTCCTCCATGAGGAGTTCTGTCCTGCAGCACCAAGCCCACAGGGGCTGGGACCACAGCGCACAATCACCAGCTTGAATGTGGGAAAGACTGGCATCTCTATTTTCACCCTCCCTGATCGAAAGTTAGCATTTCCTTCATCTATGGATGTGGGCATCAGGATCCAGTAGAACCCATGGCTGCCACACAGCCACCAGGCATTCACATGCCAGTTGAGCCCCTGCAACTATCTCAAGATCATCACACAGGCTCAGGGTACTTCAAGGTCATGGGGTTGCCATTAGATCTACTCTTAAATGTGTTTGTTCAAAGAGAGATGGGGCACACACTTTACCATATCCTGTCTTTAGTTTTTTAGTTGGTAGTGGAGTTAAGCCTAGGGCCTACGTCTAAGCCTATCTCAATCCTCTTTTTCACTCTATAATGTGAGTCAAGGCCTGGGTTAGCCTTAAACTGTTATCCAGGGTGCCCTTCAAATTTTGGTCTCCTGCCTCCCAAACAGGACTATAAGCCTGTACTACCAGGCCTGGCTTTTTAAagtttagtttgtttttactctcatattctctctctctctctctctctctctctctctctctctctctctctctctgtgtgtgtgtgtgtgtgtgtgtgtgtgtgtgtgtgtgtgtgtgtgcacaccgaAGCTAGagcattaaggttttttttttctctctctccctctaaatAGGTTCTGGGGATTAGATTTAGGTCCCCAGACTTGCACAGCACGGGCCTTCACGTTTCCCTGACAGTATTAATATCATAAACAATATTTACTTTGCcaaaatttataatattttctttaagggaaatcacttctattgtttttcctcaGGGATCACAGGAGTTGCATTCAACACATCTATAAAACCTGGGAGGAAGGGAAGTCTGAGGGTGATGCTGGATTAGGTCATCCTCCATCCCACATAACccttccctcccccgcccccaccctagCCTGCCGGCGGCCCACCTTGTCCCACTTGTTGCGCAGCTCATCCATGGTGACAGTGCTGTAGGGGTTGCTGGAGCTGATCCGGATGCTGTAGCTCTGGATCACCTTCTCCACCTCGTTCTGGATGGCCAGGATGGACTGCCGCTCCCCGTCGGCCTCGGGCAGTGTGGCCTTGAACTGCTCATGTGCAGTGATCAGACTCTACAGGGGGCAGTGCAGAGAACCAATCCAAGTAGGGCATCaactgtgtgtttatttttaggCACTGTCTCAAGtagccagactggcctcgaacttgctatgtaaatcaCATATGACcctgaactcttgattctcctccaatcccagcttttgggattacagacataccACCACACTTTTAGTGTAAactctgtgtatgtacatgtgtctaGAGGCCAGAGGTCCATCTTGTTTTTCTGGACAGGGGCTTTCATTGGCCTGGCCACTCTCTCATTAGGCTACCCTGGCTCACCAGCTAGTTCCAGTCTGGGATCACAAGCACATGCATTCAAGcccaattgtttgtttgtttgtttgtttgtttgttctaatgTAGATTCTTGGGGTTGAATTTATGACTTTGTACCCACAAGGCAACACTTtactgactaaacccagacctcaTGACAAATCagttttactggaaaaaaaaataacaaatgtgtCTTTAAAAAAGGGGTGGAAGGgggggaagctggagagatggctcagcagttaagagcactgactgctcttccgaagatcctgagttcaaatcccagcaaccacatggtggctcacaaccatctgtaatgagatctgacgccctcttctggtgtgtctgaagacagctacagtgtacttacatgtaataaataataaaaataaataataaatttaaaaaataacaaatgtatattttctttataatctGTTGTAactcaaattcaccataactggATTATGAATAAACAGGGTCCAGGGCACTTGACAGTAATTTCCCTCCCTAACACTAAAGCCAACAAGTCTTGCTTATAGACTTATTTGAATGTTCTGATGGGATATACAAGGACGACACTTTCAGTTGGTGGGGAGCAGGGTGCTGTTTCGGAGGTGCTTTTGTATGGGTGTGTTCATATGTGCTTACAGGCATGTTCGTGTTCATGGGaaccagaggtcaacatcaagCATCTCCCTCAATCTAGAACcgtattttcctcctttaaaggtgcattttgtgtgtctgtgtgtgcgttcATGCATGACATAGAATGTTGGGTgccagtcagaggacaacttgtgggagtcagttctgtccttccacctCATGGATTCTggtgactgaactcaggtcagcaggatgggggggctgtgtgtgtgtgtgggggggggataaGTGCCTTTACTAGGGAGCTGTCTTACCAGCCCAGAACCTTAGGTCTTAAGCTCATAGGAAGGCATACACGTGCACACCTATATGTGGCATGAAGATGGAAGAGAGGCGGtttgaggaaaggaaggaaatcaTCGGACATGGGGACAGAGAGGGTGAGGCAGAGTAAATACTTCAGATCAGGATACACTTGACCCCAGGACATCACGTCACCCCGCAAATACTCACTAACGGGAGGAGGACGAGGGAGAGCCCCTCACCTGGATCTCCTCGATGCTGTGGACAATGAACATGTCCTGCAGGTCCTCCATGGCTCCCTCCATCCAGTTGTTGAAGGGCGCGGCTCTCTTGGCAAACTCCAGGTGCAGTTGGTCGATTGTTTCCAGCAACTTCTCAGTTCTCTGAGGGTTGAACAGAAGCAAGTGCCATCTCAGatgaaatatgctttttaaaaattctgagatGAGGGGGAGGgtctggaggacttttgggatagcatttgaaatgtaaatgaagaaaatatctaattaaaataaaaaacatttatcataaaaaaaaatcccgaGATGTGTAAACACGGGAAGTATGTATCCAGAACCATAAAGTATTACTTATCTTGTTATTTGGTCTAGCTGCTGGAATGATGGTGACCCccactggtctctgagagaccttctgtgtttgctgagTTTTGGTGCTGGGGACGGAAACGCCTTCAGTTACGCCAGGTAAGTGCCCTACCACTGAGTGTATTCTCTGGGAGCCTTTGgattaaagaaaaatctaataccACCCAAAGCAACCTCACATTTAAAGTATCTGAAGCGCTTCCCTTGAAAATCCACACAGATATATTTCTTCAGCTaaagcaattatttttatttattgagacaaagTCCCATGAGGCCCAGGTTTCTTTAAGCtgtcttccttgtttttcttccttccttcctttcttttcttttttctttttcttttctttcttttttgtttctttttgagaaaaggtcccacatagccttggctatcctagaactcactatgtagaccaggctgtctcaacctagatctgcctgcctctgcctcccacatgctaggaTTTAAAAAAGCATGCCATTTTGCCCAGCTTTGCCTTgaactttcttctctcccctcccctctccccttttccttcctgctctggccccagccccagcccccaggccataggtctttttttcttttttaatttgtttctcattacagatggttgtgaacaaccatgtggttgctgggatttgaactcatgacctccagaagagcagtcagtgctcttaaccactgagccatctatctcaccagccctgccttgaactttctatacagctaaggataaccttgaccttctgatccttctacctctacctcctgagttttGATTAGTCACTGATGACCACAGGGCATTTTTATGGGGTGCTAGGATGTGAACCTAGGTCCTGTGTGTAcgaggcaaacactttaccaaccaaGATGCTCTCTCTGACTTACTTtgtagcattttttttcctaccatATCTGTTGCCATTTCCCAGGTACACATCCCAAATTGGGCCTGATGCCCTGAGTCAGCTATTGGCACAGAAGAACTCTAACGGGCCCAGAGAGATGGTCAGAGGTTGAGTTCAGACTGTTctttccaggggacctgagctCGATTCCAAGCACaattgatggctcacaactatctgtaactccaatccagAAGATaagatgccttcttttgttcTGCAGAGGTGCCAGGCACAGGAGTGGCACACAGGCATACGTGCAGGCAAAGCGCTCATGTACATAAATTAAAGATCATacgtgagggctggtgagatggctcagtgggtaagagcacccgattgctcttccgaaggtccagagttcaaatcccagcaaccacatggtggctcacaaccatccctaatgaaatctgatgccctcttctggagtgtctgaagacagctacagtgtacttacatataatcaataaataaatctttttaaaaaaaaaaaagatcatacaTGAGTCTTTACAATTTTTCAAAAGGACTTTGGGAAATTTACCATGATTGCTTCTTAACAAACAGGGCTCAGACCAGGATCCCCCaacattttaaaactgaaaagtaTGTTTTGCTGCTAACTTGTTACAGTGCAAAGCTACACCTGGTCCCGTGATTCCCACTTTTAACATTCCCGTTTACTGGATAACGTTTGGTTGTTTCCACATGAGTCACGGAGAAACACAATTAACACCACTGATTCAACTATGGAGCCTCTGTAGGAGTTTTCAAGGCAAGAAGCGCTCAAGGCTCTCACCTCCAAGGCCTCCCTCCTCTTCTGGGTGAGCGTCCCCAATCTATCCCACTGGTCGCAAATTTTCTGGCACCGATCATTGACGTTCACAGCATCGTGATAGTCCAGTTCACTgtggaaagcaagaaagaaagatgaatccTCCCAAATGGTGTGAGGGAAATGGACACAAGCTGGAAATAAACAGggaagagatgtgtgtgtgtgtctgtgtacgcatgcgtgtgtacacacacacacacacacacacacacgtgtatacaaATGTATGTGTGAACAAATGTACACTCATATATGTGCACGTGCACTTGGAGACCATAGGTAAACCCTGGGTATTTCTGTCAGTCATTAAACTCCATTAAactcccaactttttttttttttttttttttttgagatagagtcttctAGTAGCCAGGGCTTTGCATTATTCAGCTAAGCTGTCTCCTATCGAGCGCTAAGCATCTACCTGTACCTGTCTCCCCGGAGCTGAAATGAAAAGAACATACCATCATGctcattaatatatattttagtgtgtgcgtgtgcacgcgtgcctgtagaggtcagaagaggatgacGGATCCCTGGAGCAGgggttatagacagttgtaagccgcCTAACATGGATTCTGAAAACTGAAAACCCGTGTCCTCAGCAAGGTAGGTCATGAAGCACTCTTAGCCACTGCGTCAGCTCCCCAGCATCTGTACCGGGGTTttaaacatgggttctgggggatTGAACTTATGTCCTCAAGTGGCAGCCATCTCCTATTATCCAGTCCCCATccccatgcctttttttttttttttttaaagatccagTAGAAAACCCAGAGGGAGGCTAGTGAGAGCAACCACTAAGATAacctgccaccaagcttgacaGGTGAATTTAATCCCTAATATTAATATTGTCTTCTGACTGCCACAGATGTGCTAATTTAATTACTCCTTGACCCAGACAAGGGGATCCCTGGGGCCCAGCAGGCAGCCAGCAGAGCTGAATCATTCAAGCTCTTGCCCATTAGGAAATtctatatcattttttaaaaatgcagagagTGACCTGCT
Above is a window of Mus musculus strain C57BL/6J chromosome 13, GRCm38.p6 C57BL/6J DNA encoding:
- the Actn2 gene encoding alpha-actinin-2 isoform X1, giving the protein MLKAETAANRICKVLAVNQENERLMEEYERLASELLEWIRRTIPWLENRTPEKTMQAMQKKLEDFRDYRRKHKPPKVQEKCQLEINFNTLQTKLRISNRPAFMPSEGKMVSDIAGAWQRLEQAEKGYEEWLLNEIRRLERLEHLAEKFRQKASTHETWAYGKEQILLQKDYESASLTEVRALLRKHEAFESDLAAHQDRVEQIAAIAQELNELDYHDAVNVNDRCQKICDQWDRLGTLTQKRREALERTEKLLETIDQLHLEFAKRAAPFNNWMEGAMEDLQDMFIVHSIEEIQSLITAHEQFKATLPEADGERQSILAIQNEVEKVIQSYSIRISSSNPYSTVTMDELRNKWDKVKQLVPVRDQSLQEELARQHANERLRRQFAAQANAIGPWIQNKMEEIARSSIQITGALEDQMNQLKQYEHNIINYKNNIDKLEGDHQLIQEALVFDNKHTNYTMEHIRVGWELLLTTIARTINEVETQILTRDAKGITQEQMNEFRASFNHFDRRKNGLMDHEDFRACLISMGYDLGEAEFARIMTLVDPNGQGTVTFQSFIDFMTRETADTDTAEQVIASFRILASDKPYILAEELRRELPPDQAQYCIKRMPPYSGPGSVPGALDYTAFSSALYGESDL